From the Streptomyces sp. Tu 2975 genome, one window contains:
- a CDS encoding LacI family DNA-binding transcriptional regulator yields the protein MVTLADVARHAGVSASTVSYVLSGKRPISGSTRERVERSIEELGYRPHAGARALASSRSGIIALMVPLRTDIYVPVMLQIAMAVTTTARAHGYDVLLLTGEEGPEAVRRIEGSAVADAMIVMDVELDDERLPLLRAARSPAVLIGLPADAGGLSCVDLDFTAAGALCLEHLAGLGHREIAFIGEAPGVYERHTGFAERTLAGLRSAAGTHGLRLLHRPCASGWTAVAATLGRVLEERPGTTAFVVQNEAATDPLLALLRQQRLAVPEDVSVVAICPDQVAAQAPVPLTAVTVPAQDMGRRAVEQVVAMLDGGEAAETVLLAPELTVRASSGPAPR from the coding sequence ATGGTCACCCTTGCTGATGTCGCCCGCCACGCAGGCGTCTCCGCCAGCACGGTCAGCTATGTCCTCAGCGGCAAACGCCCGATCTCCGGCAGCACCCGCGAGCGGGTCGAGCGGAGCATCGAAGAACTCGGCTACCGGCCGCACGCCGGCGCCCGCGCACTCGCCAGCAGCCGGTCCGGCATCATCGCGCTGATGGTGCCGCTGCGCACCGACATCTACGTGCCCGTGATGCTCCAGATCGCCATGGCGGTCACCACCACGGCCCGCGCACACGGCTACGACGTTCTCCTGCTCACCGGGGAGGAGGGGCCGGAGGCCGTGCGGCGCATCGAGGGCAGCGCGGTGGCGGACGCGATGATCGTCATGGACGTGGAACTCGACGACGAACGGCTGCCGCTGCTGCGCGCCGCCCGGAGCCCCGCCGTACTGATCGGACTCCCCGCCGACGCCGGCGGCCTCAGCTGCGTCGACCTCGACTTCACGGCAGCCGGGGCACTGTGCCTGGAACACCTGGCGGGGCTCGGCCACCGGGAGATCGCGTTCATCGGCGAGGCCCCCGGGGTCTACGAACGCCACACCGGCTTCGCCGAGCGCACCCTCGCCGGACTGCGCTCCGCCGCCGGGACGCACGGCCTGCGGCTCCTGCACCGCCCATGCGCGAGCGGCTGGACCGCGGTCGCCGCCACCCTTGGGCGGGTCCTCGAGGAACGCCCCGGCACCACGGCCTTCGTCGTGCAGAACGAGGCCGCCACCGACCCCCTGCTGGCCCTGCTGCGCCAGCAGCGGCTGGCCGTTCCGGAGGACGTGTCCGTCGTCGCCATCTGTCCCGACCAGGTCGCGGCGCAGGCCCCGGTGCCGCTGACCGCCGTCACGGTTCCCGCGCAGGACATGGGCCGGCGAGCGGTCGAGCAGGTGGTGGCCATGCTGGACGGCGGGGAGGCGGCGGAGACCGTGCTCCTCGCACCCGAACTCACCGTGCGGGCCAGCTCCGGCCCCGCTCCCCGCTGA
- a CDS encoding glycoside hydrolase family 6 protein, which translates to MSRATAPPLRRKRTALLAACSLLATGAGAVTLMQTPAAAAAIACSVDYQTSDWGSGFTTTVNVKNTGTTAIENWTLTYAYSGNQKLSSGWNGTWSQSGSTVTVKGADWNRSLAGGATVSPGAQFSYSGTNTAPTSFAVNGVTCNGGTTPTDPPTDPPTDPPAGDKVDNPFVGAKMYVNPEWSAKAAAEPGGSRIADTSTSVWLDRIAAIEGVNGGMGLRDHLDEALEQAGGSPLAINIVVYDLPGRDCAALASNGELGPEELPRYKSEFIDPIAAAVSDPKYASLRITTVIEIDSLPNLVTNAGSRPTATPQCDVMKANGNYVKGVGYALSKLGPIPNVYNYIDAGHHGWLGWDDNFGPSAELFAQAAQAEGSKLEYVTGFITNTANYGPLKEPHFTINDAVNGTSVRQSKWVDWNRYVDELSYAQAFRQRLVQAGFASNIGMLIDTSRNGWGGTARPTGPGAQTNVDTYVNGGKLDRRIHLGNWCNQAGAGLGERPKAAPEAGIDAYLWVKPPGESDGSSSEIPNDEGKGFDRMCDPTYTGNARNGNNMSGALGGAPVSGHWFSAQFQELMKNAHPAL; encoded by the coding sequence ATGAGCCGTGCCACCGCACCACCGCTGCGACGGAAGCGCACCGCACTGCTGGCCGCCTGCAGCCTTCTCGCCACCGGCGCCGGCGCCGTCACTCTCATGCAGACGCCCGCCGCCGCCGCGGCGATCGCCTGTAGCGTCGACTATCAGACCAGCGACTGGGGCTCCGGCTTCACGACCACCGTCAACGTCAAGAACACCGGCACCACCGCGATCGAGAACTGGACGCTGACATACGCCTACTCGGGCAACCAGAAGCTCAGCAGCGGCTGGAACGGCACCTGGTCGCAGTCAGGCAGCACCGTCACGGTCAAGGGCGCCGACTGGAACCGGTCCCTCGCCGGCGGCGCGACCGTCTCACCGGGCGCACAGTTCTCCTACAGCGGCACCAACACCGCGCCGACGTCCTTCGCGGTCAACGGTGTGACCTGCAACGGCGGCACCACACCCACCGACCCGCCGACCGACCCTCCGACCGATCCCCCGGCCGGTGACAAGGTCGACAACCCGTTCGTCGGCGCCAAGATGTACGTCAACCCCGAATGGTCGGCGAAGGCGGCCGCCGAACCGGGCGGCAGCCGCATCGCCGACACCTCGACCTCCGTGTGGCTCGACCGCATCGCGGCGATCGAAGGCGTCAACGGCGGGATGGGTCTGCGTGACCACCTCGACGAGGCGCTCGAGCAGGCCGGCGGCAGCCCGCTGGCCATCAACATCGTCGTCTACGACCTCCCCGGCCGCGACTGCGCCGCCCTCGCCTCCAACGGTGAGCTCGGTCCCGAGGAACTTCCGCGCTACAAGAGCGAGTTCATCGACCCGATCGCTGCCGCCGTCTCCGACCCGAAGTACGCGAGCCTGCGCATCACCACCGTCATCGAGATCGACTCGCTGCCCAACCTCGTCACCAACGCGGGCAGCCGGCCCACCGCCACCCCGCAGTGCGACGTGATGAAGGCGAACGGCAACTACGTCAAGGGCGTCGGCTACGCCCTCTCCAAGCTCGGCCCGATCCCCAACGTCTACAACTACATCGACGCCGGCCACCACGGCTGGCTGGGCTGGGACGACAACTTCGGCCCCTCCGCCGAACTGTTCGCCCAGGCCGCCCAGGCCGAGGGCAGCAAGCTGGAGTACGTCACCGGCTTCATCACCAACACCGCCAACTACGGCCCCCTGAAGGAGCCGCACTTCACGATCAACGACGCGGTGAACGGCACCTCGGTGCGCCAGTCGAAGTGGGTCGACTGGAACCGCTACGTCGATGAGCTCTCCTACGCCCAGGCCTTCCGCCAGCGTCTGGTCCAGGCCGGCTTCGCCTCCAACATCGGCATGCTGATCGACACCTCCCGCAACGGCTGGGGCGGCACCGCCCGGCCCACCGGACCGGGGGCGCAGACCAACGTCGACACCTATGTCAACGGCGGCAAGCTCGACCGCCGGATCCACCTCGGCAACTGGTGCAACCAGGCAGGCGCAGGGCTCGGCGAGCGGCCGAAGGCGGCTCCCGAGGCGGGCATCGACGCCTACCTGTGGGTCAAGCCCCCGGGTGAGTCCGACGGCTCCAGCTCGGAGATCCCGAACGACGAGGGCAAGGGCTTCGACCGGATGTGCGACCCGACCTACACGGGCAACGCCCGCAACGGGAACAACATGTCCGGCGCGCTGGGCGGTGCCCCGGTCTCCGGCCACTGGTTCTCCGCGCAGTTCCAGGAGCTCATGAAGAACGCCCACCCGGCGCTCTAG
- a CDS encoding glycoside hydrolase family 48 protein, whose amino-acid sequence MSPPGRRRPVRRVLTALAAVLSLPLTLTATGTSPAHAAAVQCSVDYRTSDWGSGFTTDLTITNRGSDVIDDWTLTYAYSGNQKLSNGWNGTWSQSGSDITVKAPAWSRSIAAGAAVSTGAQFSYSGAYAAPTSFAVNGTPCTGAHQPPIAVLTSPAAGAVFSAGDSIPLAATAAAADGASVTKVEFYSDTTLLGTDTSSPYTFSAGGLAAGDYSLYAKAYDSQSASAESTPVGITVATGPALVTSPTQLGVQQGGSGTFDVKLSTRPSSNVTVSVARSAGNTGLSVSSGGSLTFTPSNWNTAQKVTIAADSEGTGAATFRVTAPGHTAAEVTVTQLGGSKEYDGRFLELYGKITDPANGYFSPEGIPYHSVETLIVEAPDHGHETTSEAYSYLIWLQAMYGRISGDWTKFNGAWEIMEKYMIPTHADQATGSYYDPNKPATYAPEHDQPSQYPAELQPSVTSGKDPIAAELKSAYGTDDVYGMHWLQDVDNVYGYGNEPGKCEAGPSATGPSYINTFQRGPQESVWETVPQPTCDRFAYGGPNGYLDLFTKDASYARQWKYTNAPDADARAVQAAYWADLWAKEQGKGSQVSGTVAKAAKMGDYLRYAMFDKYFKKVGNCVGPTTCPAGTGKDSSHYLLSWYYAWGGATDSSAGWAWRIGSSHAHGGYQNPLAAYALSAYAPLKPKSATAQADWAKSLDRQIEFYRWLQADEGAIAGGATNSVGGRYEAPAAGTPTFYGMAYDEKPVYHDPPSNQWFGFQAWSMERVAEYYQQTGDAQAKEVLDKWVDWALSETTVNPDGTFRIPSTLQWSGKPDTWNAADPGANAGLHVTVADYTQDVGVAGAYAKVLTYYAARSGDAEAKSVAKALLDGMWDHHQDALGVAVPETRTDYSRFDDPVYVPSGWTGTMPNGDTINSSSTFASLRSFYQDDPAWSKIESYLAGGAAPEFTYHRFWAQADIALAMGAYAELLE is encoded by the coding sequence ATGTCTCCACCAGGAAGACGGCGCCCAGTGAGGCGCGTACTGACGGCGCTGGCCGCCGTCCTCTCGCTCCCCCTGACCCTGACCGCGACCGGTACCTCGCCGGCCCACGCCGCCGCTGTGCAGTGCAGCGTCGACTACCGGACCAGTGACTGGGGTTCCGGCTTCACCACCGACCTCACCATCACCAACCGCGGTTCCGACGTGATCGACGACTGGACCCTGACGTACGCCTACTCCGGGAACCAGAAGCTCAGCAACGGATGGAACGGCACCTGGTCGCAGTCCGGCAGCGACATCACGGTCAAGGCGCCCGCCTGGAGCCGGTCGATCGCCGCCGGTGCCGCCGTCAGCACCGGCGCCCAGTTCTCCTACAGCGGCGCCTACGCCGCGCCCACCTCCTTCGCCGTCAACGGCACCCCCTGCACCGGCGCCCACCAGCCGCCGATCGCCGTGCTCACCAGCCCGGCAGCCGGGGCGGTCTTCTCCGCGGGCGACTCGATCCCGCTGGCCGCGACGGCCGCCGCCGCCGACGGCGCGAGTGTCACCAAGGTCGAGTTCTACAGCGACACGACCCTGCTGGGCACGGACACCAGCTCGCCGTACACGTTCAGCGCCGGCGGCCTCGCGGCCGGCGACTACTCGCTCTACGCGAAGGCGTACGACAGCCAGAGCGCCTCGGCCGAGTCCACCCCGGTCGGCATCACCGTGGCCACCGGTCCCGCACTGGTCACCTCACCCACGCAACTCGGTGTCCAGCAAGGCGGATCAGGCACGTTCGACGTCAAGCTGTCCACCCGGCCGTCCTCGAACGTCACGGTCTCCGTGGCCCGCTCGGCGGGCAACACCGGACTGAGCGTGAGCAGCGGCGGCAGCCTCACCTTCACCCCGTCGAACTGGAACACGGCACAGAAGGTGACCATCGCCGCCGACAGCGAGGGAACCGGCGCGGCCACCTTCAGGGTGACCGCCCCCGGCCACACGGCGGCCGAGGTGACGGTAACTCAACTGGGCGGCTCGAAGGAGTACGACGGGCGCTTCCTCGAGCTGTACGGGAAGATCACCGACCCGGCCAACGGCTACTTCTCCCCCGAGGGCATCCCGTACCACTCCGTCGAGACGCTGATCGTCGAGGCCCCCGACCACGGGCACGAGACGACGTCGGAGGCGTACAGCTACCTGATCTGGCTCCAGGCCATGTACGGCCGGATCAGCGGTGACTGGACGAAGTTCAACGGCGCCTGGGAGATCATGGAGAAGTACATGATCCCCACGCACGCCGACCAGGCCACCGGCTCCTACTACGACCCGAACAAACCGGCGACCTACGCTCCGGAGCACGACCAGCCCTCCCAGTACCCGGCCGAGCTCCAGCCCTCCGTGACCTCCGGCAAGGACCCGATCGCGGCCGAGCTGAAGAGCGCGTACGGCACGGACGACGTCTACGGCATGCACTGGCTCCAGGACGTCGACAACGTCTACGGGTACGGCAACGAGCCCGGCAAGTGCGAGGCCGGGCCGAGCGCGACGGGCCCCTCGTACATCAACACCTTCCAGCGCGGCCCGCAGGAATCGGTGTGGGAGACGGTGCCGCAGCCGACCTGTGACCGGTTCGCCTACGGCGGCCCCAACGGCTACCTGGACCTGTTCACCAAGGACGCGTCCTACGCCAGGCAGTGGAAGTACACCAACGCCCCGGACGCGGACGCCCGCGCCGTGCAGGCCGCCTACTGGGCCGACCTGTGGGCCAAGGAGCAGGGCAAGGGCTCCCAGGTCTCCGGAACGGTGGCCAAGGCCGCCAAGATGGGCGACTACCTGCGCTACGCCATGTTCGACAAGTACTTCAAGAAGGTCGGCAACTGCGTGGGTCCGACGACCTGCCCGGCCGGCACCGGCAAGGACAGCTCGCACTACCTGCTGTCCTGGTACTACGCCTGGGGCGGCGCGACCGACTCCTCGGCGGGCTGGGCGTGGCGCATCGGCTCCAGTCACGCGCACGGCGGTTACCAGAACCCGCTCGCGGCCTACGCGCTCAGCGCCTACGCCCCGCTGAAGCCCAAGTCGGCGACGGCGCAGGCCGACTGGGCGAAGAGCCTGGACCGGCAGATCGAGTTCTACCGCTGGCTGCAGGCCGACGAGGGAGCCATCGCGGGCGGTGCGACGAACAGCGTCGGCGGCCGGTACGAGGCCCCGGCAGCCGGTACTCCCACCTTCTACGGGATGGCGTACGACGAGAAGCCGGTCTACCACGACCCGCCGTCGAACCAGTGGTTCGGCTTCCAGGCGTGGTCCATGGAGCGGGTCGCCGAGTACTACCAGCAGACGGGTGACGCTCAGGCGAAGGAGGTGCTCGACAAGTGGGTCGACTGGGCACTCTCCGAGACGACCGTCAACCCCGACGGCACGTTCCGGATCCCGTCCACGCTCCAGTGGTCCGGCAAGCCGGACACGTGGAACGCGGCGGACCCGGGCGCCAACGCCGGTCTGCACGTGACGGTGGCCGACTACACCCAGGACGTGGGTGTGGCCGGCGCGTACGCCAAGGTGCTGACCTACTACGCCGCACGGTCGGGCGACGCCGAGGCCAAGTCCGTGGCCAAGGCGCTGCTCGACGGGATGTGGGACCACCACCAGGACGCCCTCGGCGTTGCGGTGCCCGAGACGCGCACCGACTACAGCCGGTTCGACGACCCGGTGTACGTGCCCAGCGGCTGGACGGGCACGATGCCGAACGGCGACACGATCAACTCGTCGTCGACGTTCGCGTCGCTGCGCTCCTTCTACCAGGACGACCCCGCCTGGTCGAAGATCGAGAGTTACCTTGCGGGCGGCGCCGCGCCGGAGTTCACGTACCACCGCTTCTGGGCGCAGGCGGACATCGCCCTCGCCATGGGCGCGTATGCGGAGCTGCTCGAGTGA
- a CDS encoding subtilase-type protease inhibitor: MRRSATNIACVTGVVAGVLALTAGSAAAGTPHSLYPPSAMVLTVGQGESAATATVERAVTLTCNPTAGGTHPDAEAACADLERAHGQPALTLNDDSDRACPQIYAPVTLTADGVWEGRRVSYERTFPNDCVADSRVAELFDF, translated from the coding sequence ATGCGTCGCTCTGCAACCAACATCGCCTGCGTCACCGGCGTGGTCGCCGGCGTCCTCGCTCTGACAGCCGGCTCTGCCGCAGCCGGCACGCCCCACAGCCTGTATCCGCCCTCCGCGATGGTGCTCACCGTCGGTCAGGGCGAGAGCGCGGCAACAGCAACTGTCGAACGGGCGGTCACCCTCACGTGCAACCCGACCGCCGGCGGGACCCACCCCGACGCCGAGGCCGCATGCGCGGACCTGGAACGGGCTCACGGTCAGCCCGCGCTCACCCTGAACGACGACTCGGATCGCGCTTGCCCGCAGATCTACGCTCCCGTCACCCTCACCGCTGACGGAGTGTGGGAGGGCCGCCGCGTCTCGTACGAGCGAACCTTCCCCAACGACTGCGTTGCGGACTCCCGAGTCGCGGAACTCTTCGACTTCTGA
- a CDS encoding DinB family protein translates to MNASDPKADLHFYLQSARDALLWKLEGLSEYDVRRPLTPTGTNLLGMVKHAAGVELGYLGDTFGRPSGEPLPWLEDGAEANADMWATADESREYVVELYHRAWAHADATIDALALDTIGKVPWWPRKNEVTLHHAVVRVIADTHRHAGHADILRELMDGAVGMSKSNRGMASGDPAWWENHRSRLERAAEEADRRERESR, encoded by the coding sequence ATGAACGCATCGGATCCCAAGGCCGACCTTCACTTCTACCTCCAGTCCGCCCGTGACGCCCTGCTGTGGAAGCTCGAAGGGCTCTCCGAGTACGACGTCCGCCGCCCGCTGACGCCGACCGGGACCAACCTCCTGGGCATGGTCAAACACGCGGCCGGCGTGGAGCTGGGTTACCTCGGTGACACCTTCGGACGGCCCTCCGGCGAGCCGTTGCCCTGGCTGGAGGACGGTGCCGAGGCCAACGCGGACATGTGGGCCACCGCCGACGAGTCACGCGAGTACGTCGTGGAGCTCTACCACCGGGCGTGGGCGCACGCGGACGCGACGATCGACGCGCTGGCGCTGGACACCATCGGCAAGGTGCCGTGGTGGCCCAGAAAGAACGAGGTGACGCTGCATCATGCGGTCGTGCGCGTGATCGCCGATACGCACCGGCACGCCGGGCACGCCGACATCCTCCGGGAACTCATGGACGGTGCCGTCGGGATGAGCAAGAGCAACCGAGGCATGGCGTCCGGGGATCCGGCGTGGTGGGAGAACCATCGAAGCCGGCTGGAGCGCGCAGCCGAGGAGGCCGACCGCCGGGAGCGGGAGTCCCGGTGA
- a CDS encoding SDR family oxidoreductase, with the protein MTEQSSTPAPRRVAIVTGGSRGIGRESAERLASDGFAVVINYAGNQAEAEATVTAVTAAGGQAVAFRADVADEQAVAALFDLAEETYGGVDVVVHAAGVMTLAPLVDLDLDALDRMHRTNIRGTFVVDQQAARRLRSGGAVINFSTSVLGLALPGYSAYAATKGAVEAVTLILARELRGRDITVNAVAPGPTATALFLDGKDAETIERMSKMNPLERLGTPADIAEVVSFLAGPGRWINGQVLRANGGAI; encoded by the coding sequence ATGACTGAGCAGAGCTCGACCCCCGCCCCCCGCCGCGTCGCGATCGTCACAGGTGGCTCCCGGGGCATAGGCCGCGAGAGCGCGGAGCGGCTGGCCTCGGACGGCTTCGCCGTCGTGATCAACTACGCCGGCAACCAGGCGGAGGCCGAGGCGACGGTCACCGCCGTCACCGCGGCGGGCGGGCAGGCCGTCGCCTTCCGCGCCGACGTGGCCGACGAGCAGGCGGTCGCCGCCCTCTTCGACCTCGCAGAGGAGACCTACGGCGGTGTGGACGTGGTCGTCCATGCGGCCGGCGTCATGACGCTGGCGCCGCTCGTCGACCTCGACCTGGACGCGCTGGACCGGATGCACCGCACCAACATCCGCGGCACGTTCGTCGTCGACCAGCAGGCGGCCCGCCGACTGCGCTCCGGCGGCGCCGTCATCAACTTCTCCACGTCCGTCCTGGGCCTCGCCCTCCCCGGCTACAGCGCGTACGCCGCCACCAAGGGCGCCGTCGAGGCCGTCACGCTGATCCTCGCCCGCGAGCTGCGGGGCCGGGACATCACGGTCAACGCTGTCGCCCCGGGACCGACCGCCACCGCGCTGTTCCTGGACGGCAAGGACGCCGAGACCATCGAGCGGATGTCGAAGATGAACCCGCTGGAGCGCCTCGGCACCCCCGCCGACATCGCCGAGGTCGTCTCCTTCCTCGCCGGCCCCGGCCGCTGGATCAACGGCCAGGTGCTGCGCGCCAACGGCGGCGCGATCTGA
- a CDS encoding TetR/AcrR family transcriptional regulator codes for MSTRDRILEVAADLVAASPDGDISTRAVCEAAHVGAPALYRHFGDKEGLLSAVVDHGFDTYLATKREHSPGADPVQDLRDGWDTHVAFALANPNLYRLMNSPAMRTPPAAALESHRILTRDLERAAALGKLRLAPRVAAQMIMAANVGVALMLVSRPTTFEDADLSTRVRDAVHAAILTSDAYAEATSSAGPADGRSGAGIPSTAATLDALLAHAPSPALTGAESGLLSEWLGRLSDTS; via the coding sequence ATGAGCACCCGTGACCGCATCCTCGAAGTCGCCGCCGACCTGGTCGCGGCCTCCCCCGACGGCGACATCTCCACCCGGGCAGTGTGCGAGGCGGCCCATGTGGGGGCCCCTGCCCTCTACCGGCACTTCGGGGACAAGGAGGGTCTGCTCTCGGCAGTCGTCGACCACGGTTTCGACACGTACCTGGCGACCAAGCGTGAGCACAGCCCCGGAGCCGACCCCGTCCAGGACCTGCGGGACGGCTGGGACACCCATGTGGCCTTCGCCCTGGCCAACCCCAACCTCTACCGGCTGATGAACTCCCCCGCCATGCGCACCCCGCCCGCCGCCGCCCTGGAGTCCCACCGGATCCTCACCCGTGACCTGGAACGCGCGGCGGCACTCGGCAAGCTGCGGCTCGCGCCGCGCGTGGCCGCGCAGATGATCATGGCGGCGAACGTGGGGGTGGCGCTGATGCTGGTGTCCCGCCCCACCACCTTCGAGGACGCGGACCTGTCCACCCGGGTCCGCGACGCCGTCCACGCCGCGATTCTCACCTCGGACGCCTACGCCGAAGCCACGTCGTCCGCCGGCCCGGCGGACGGGCGGAGCGGGGCCGGCATCCCCTCGACCGCGGCCACGCTCGACGCCCTGCTCGCCCACGCGCCGTCACCGGCGCTGACCGGCGCGGAGAGCGGTCTGCTGAGCGAGTGGCTGGGACGACTGTCCGACACCTCGTGA
- a CDS encoding LysR family transcriptional regulator, with protein sequence MTLDDLRVFVAVCRAGSLSAVARELSCTQSAVSQHVKRLEREIGTDLVERHPRGVVPTQAGRLLQAAAADGIAGLDVALRRLADLVCGDGGSVRITTGATTVRHFMSAAVVEFRRRHPRVSLEFRTENSSRSCFDALAAHDLDLAWITIGAPVRGVEQRRVIDLPWVLAVNADDPLAGRSRIEPQDLAGIRHIRLPGNSTSRARLDAAFAEWGVHVTSDTGVADWDTAILLAELGLGHAVVPALPGWSGSARPSLRFVPIPDLPALSAGWAVRKWDALSPLARAFADMVAARSGQDTLPGRRHGPAPAGTAHRGVRRPPRPVT encoded by the coding sequence ATGACTCTCGATGATCTGCGCGTCTTCGTCGCCGTGTGCCGCGCCGGCAGCCTCAGCGCTGTCGCCCGCGAACTGTCCTGCACCCAGTCCGCCGTCAGCCAGCATGTGAAACGGCTCGAGCGGGAGATCGGGACCGACCTGGTGGAACGGCATCCGCGCGGCGTCGTGCCCACACAGGCGGGCCGGCTCCTCCAGGCGGCCGCCGCCGACGGCATCGCCGGCCTCGACGTCGCACTACGACGCCTCGCGGACCTCGTATGCGGCGACGGCGGCTCGGTGCGCATCACCACCGGCGCCACCACCGTGCGCCACTTCATGTCGGCGGCGGTCGTCGAGTTCCGGCGCCGACACCCCCGGGTCAGCCTGGAGTTCCGGACGGAGAACTCCAGCCGCAGCTGCTTCGACGCGCTCGCGGCCCACGACCTGGACCTCGCATGGATCACCATCGGCGCGCCCGTGCGCGGCGTCGAGCAGCGCCGGGTGATCGACCTGCCCTGGGTGCTGGCCGTCAACGCGGACGACCCGCTCGCCGGCCGGAGCCGCATCGAACCGCAGGATCTCGCCGGCATCCGCCACATACGGCTGCCCGGGAACTCCACGTCGCGCGCCCGGCTCGACGCCGCCTTCGCCGAATGGGGCGTCCACGTCACCTCGGACACCGGCGTCGCCGACTGGGACACCGCCATCCTCCTCGCCGAACTCGGCCTCGGCCACGCCGTCGTCCCCGCCCTGCCCGGCTGGAGCGGCTCCGCCCGTCCTTCGCTGCGCTTCGTCCCGATCCCCGACCTCCCGGCCCTCTCGGCCGGCTGGGCCGTACGGAAGTGGGACGCCCTGTCGCCGCTGGCCCGAGCCTTCGCGGACATGGTCGCCGCCAGGAGCGGCCAGGACACGCTCCCCGGCCGGCGCCACGGGCCCGCCCCGGCCGGGACGGCGCACCGGGGCGTCAGGCGGCCCCCGCGCCCGGTGACATGA
- a CDS encoding DUF309 domain-containing protein — MDKARRDRDAEGRARNARPRDGLGRPLPHGAPGVERQPEGVLRTPAETLSEAQRLLDAGMPFHAHEVFEDAWKSGPEDERELWRGLAQLAVGLTHAARGNTAGGARLLLRGADRIAGFPTPHAIDVPGLTGWARELADRLTGPVDPAAEAPRLRL, encoded by the coding sequence ATGGACAAGGCACGCAGGGACCGCGACGCCGAGGGCCGGGCGCGCAACGCCCGCCCCCGGGACGGGCTGGGGCGCCCCCTCCCCCATGGCGCGCCCGGCGTGGAACGCCAGCCGGAGGGTGTGCTGCGCACTCCCGCCGAGACACTCTCCGAGGCGCAGCGACTGCTCGACGCCGGGATGCCGTTCCATGCGCACGAGGTGTTCGAGGACGCCTGGAAGTCCGGCCCCGAGGACGAACGTGAGCTGTGGCGCGGCCTGGCCCAGCTCGCGGTGGGGCTCACCCACGCGGCGCGGGGCAACACGGCGGGCGGCGCCCGTCTGCTGCTGCGCGGCGCCGACCGGATCGCCGGCTTCCCCACGCCGCACGCCATCGACGTACCGGGGCTGACCGGCTGGGCCCGTGAGCTGGCGGACCGGCTGACCGGCCCGGTGGACCCGGCCGCGGAGGCGCCGCGGCTACGCCTCTAG
- a CDS encoding SUMF1/EgtB/PvdO family nonheme iron enzyme codes for MTPRIVDRATPRQSPEREVHRVHLPTDDPAAPWMTPVPGGVVELRDDRRGARWRTELDPFLLGTYPVTTSLHRAVTGDPALRPEPTADPVALPVVALPVASGAAPVTNISWLDAIELCNQASVRAGLGRAYSRDASSGEVAWDRTSDGYRLPTEAEWQYACKAGTSGYRYGEIDDIAWYADNSDGRPHDVGGKKPNPWGLHDMLGNVWEWCWDLYDEEVYGSYRIFRGGGWAESERGCGASVRRRSHPTFAIDDLGLRLARTVRSA; via the coding sequence ATGACGCCCCGTATCGTGGACCGGGCGACGCCCCGGCAGTCGCCCGAACGAGAGGTCCACCGAGTGCACCTGCCCACGGACGACCCGGCGGCCCCCTGGATGACTCCTGTGCCCGGTGGTGTCGTGGAACTCCGCGACGACCGGCGCGGCGCCCGCTGGCGCACCGAGCTCGATCCGTTCCTGCTCGGCACGTATCCCGTCACCACGAGCCTCCACCGCGCCGTCACCGGAGATCCCGCCCTCCGGCCCGAACCCACTGCCGATCCCGTGGCCCTTCCCGTCGTGGCCCTTCCGGTCGCGAGCGGAGCCGCGCCCGTGACGAACATCAGCTGGCTCGACGCGATCGAACTGTGCAACCAGGCGTCGGTCCGGGCCGGGCTCGGCCGGGCCTACTCGCGCGACGCGAGCAGCGGTGAAGTGGCATGGGACCGGACCTCGGACGGCTACCGGCTGCCGACCGAGGCGGAGTGGCAGTACGCCTGCAAGGCGGGCACCAGCGGCTACCGCTACGGCGAGATCGACGACATCGCCTGGTACGCGGACAACTCCGACGGCAGGCCCCACGACGTCGGCGGCAAGAAGCCCAACCCGTGGGGCCTGCACGACATGCTGGGCAACGTGTGGGAGTGGTGCTGGGACCTTTACGACGAGGAGGTCTACGGCTCGTACCGCATCTTCCGCGGCGGCGGATGGGCCGAGTCGGAGCGCGGCTGCGGAGCCTCCGTACGACGCCGCAGCCATCCCACGTTCGCGATCGACGACCTCGGCCTCCGGCTCGCCCGGACCGTGCGGAGCGCCTGA